In a genomic window of Anoxybacter fermentans:
- a CDS encoding carbon starvation CstA family protein codes for MIQIGLLLAHKFNDNIDFVLTQKHVLFGHHFISIAGAAPIVGPAIAVIWGWVPALLWIVLGTIFLGAVYDFGALVVSLRNKGRFVGDITAKLIGPRAKILFLLIIFFALVIFIAVFALVIAFLFMSIQHTVFSIFIEIPLAVILSFLVYKKGKRLQFLPLLPAYLSGLKF; via the coding sequence TTGATCCAAATCGGGTTACTTCTGGCTCATAAATTCAATGATAATATCGACTTTGTGCTAACTCAAAAACACGTTCTTTTTGGTCATCACTTTATCTCAATTGCCGGAGCAGCGCCAATAGTTGGCCCGGCTATTGCTGTTATCTGGGGTTGGGTACCTGCATTACTCTGGATTGTATTGGGTACTATTTTTCTAGGAGCTGTTTATGATTTTGGCGCACTGGTAGTTTCATTGAGGAATAAAGGTAGATTTGTTGGTGATATTACTGCTAAACTTATTGGACCACGGGCCAAGATTTTATTCTTATTAATTATCTTTTTTGCTCTGGTTATATTCATCGCTGTTTTTGCTTTGGTAATCGCTTTTCTTTTTATGAGTATTCAGCACACTGTATTCTCAATATTTATAGAAATTCCATTAGCCGTTATTTTAAGTTTTCTGGTATATAAGAAGGGGAAGAGGTTACAATTCCTGCCGTTATTGCCTGCATATTTATCTGGCTTGAAGTTTTAA
- a CDS encoding carbon starvation CstA family protein: protein MNALLVALVVLILYYLAYRFYGTYLSNKVFRLDPNRVTSGS from the coding sequence ATGAATGCGTTGTTGGTGGCTTTAGTGGTTTTAATTTTATATTATCTTGCCTATCGGTTTTATGGGACTTACTTAAGTAACAAGGTTTTTAGGCTTGATCCAAATCGGGTTACTTCTGGCTCATAA